The genome window GGAATTAAAAACATTTTTTGCACTTATAAATGCTATCTCTCTCTCTATAGATTTCCCACCTGTAATAATTGGGATGTCCATCGTTTTTTTCTCCTTTTTTACTTTCTACGTTTACTTTGTTAATTGTTTGATTTCTTCAATGTCAAAGTATGTTTTGTCTTTCTGACAGTATAACTTTTCCTTTCCTCTTGAGGTTTTGTAGAATAATGTTTCTCCACATTTGGGGCAATTGTACTCTGAAGGTTCGTACCAATACAACGTCCCACAAGAATCACATTTGAAGTAAGTTTTCCCTTTTTTGCTTCTTAATTTTATGACGTCGCCGCCGCAGTTGGGACACTTCCCTCGGGCTTTTACATTGCGAGTATATTTACAATCTGGGTAGTTACTACATGCTATAAATTCTCCAAATTTCCCGTGTTTTAATATGAGATCTCCACCACAGACGGGGCATTTTTCACCTATTTTGTTTTCTTCTTTGTTTAATTTTAAAGTTTCTTGTAGATATTCTTTTATGTATAATTTGTCCTTAATTGTCACTCCAAATGATTCCGCAGGAATTTTCTGAGTTTCCTTGCATTTCTCACAGGATAAATATAGACCGTATCGGCCAAAATTTAATTTCATGTTTTTACCACATTTTTCGCAAGGTACATCGCTTTCGTAATGTAAAATTTTTTGTTTATTTTTTATGTTGTTAGATGCAGTGGTAAGGAACTTTTCGAATTCTTCATAGAACTGCTCTAAAACCACTTTACTTTTGTTTTTTCCATCTTCTATATTATCAAGGTCTTCTTCCATGTTCGCGGTGAATTTTACATCCACTATCTCTGGGAAATAGGCTTCCAAAAAGTCAGTTACCACAAAACCAGTTGTTGTTGGTCTCAAGGTATTTTTCGATATTTTAGAAACGTATTTACGTTGCAAAAGTGTAGATATTATGGTTGCATACGTTGATGGTCTTCCTATTCCTTTAGATTCTAATTCTTTTATCAATGTTGCCTCTGTATATCTGTTTGGAGGATTAGTCTCTTTTTCTTCGAATTTTAATTGGTCGTATGTGATCTTATCATTTTTATCTATCTTAAAGTCCACTTCTTTATTGTTAGGACTCCAGAATTTTTCAAATCCATCAAAGATACATTTTTTAGACGTTATTTCAAATGAATATTTGTTGGTGTTGTCTTCAATAATGTATGTTTTTTCTAAATATCTTGATGGAGCTGATTGAGATGCCATGAATCTATTCCAAATAAGGGTATACAATTTTAAATGATCTGATGAAATTAACCTTTTTGCGTTGTTGACATCCATGTTGATATCTGTAGGCCTTATAGCCTCATGGGCATCTTGAACGTTTGTTTTTTTGTTTTTAGATAGGTAATGTCCGACATAATCTTTGCCGTAATTTTTTTCCAAATAATTAATAGCTGCCTGTTGGGCTTCGTTTGAAACTCTTGTAGAATCAGTCCTCATGTAAGTAATAAAAGCAATGCTTCCTTCAGAGGTTTCCACACCTTCATATAAATCTTGCGCGATTTTCATTACTTTAGATGAACTCCAGTTAAAAGTCGAAACCGCTGTTTGTTGTAGAGTACTGGTAATAAATGGTAATGGAGGTTTTCTAGTTGTTTTCTTCTCTTTTATATTCCCAAGTTTAAAATCCTTGTCTTTTAAATATTCGAAGATTTGGTCTTTTTTTGTTTTTGATATACTTTCGGGTTTTATTTTTTTACCGTTTTCTTTTGTTAGTGGAATATTTTGACCTTTGTGCTCAAGGTAGATATTATAGTACTTTTTTGGTTTAAAAGAGAAAATTTTTCTTTCTTTATCCACTATCAATTTCAATGCCGCGGATTGAACCCTTCCTGCACTAGTTTTATAATCCTTTAATACTTTCCAAACCAGGGGAGAGATCTTATATCCTACCAATCGGTCCAAGATTCTTCTAGCTATCTGGGCATCAACTTTTTTCAAGTCTAAACTTTGGGGATTACTTATTGAATTTTTTATTGCATTTTTCGTGATTTCTGAGAATATGATACGATTTTTCTCTTTTGGATCGAGATCTAAAAGCTGGGAAAGATGCCACGCTATAGCTTCTCCTTCCCTATCCATATCCGATGCTAATAACACTTTTTTACCTTCCGTTTCTTTCTTGATTTCTTTTATAACTTTTTCTTTACCAGGTATCACTTGAAAGATTGGCTCAAAGTCGTGTTCGATATCAACTCCAAACTCCTTTTTAGGTAAATCACGAACGTGACCTTTTGAGGCTATTACTTTATATTCCTTTCCTAAATATCTTTCTATTGTTTTTGCCTTTGATGGGGATTCAACGATCACTACGAATTTACTTTTCCCATTATTGTTGTTGGATTTAGTGCTTTTTTTTGGCATGAATTGAATTACCTCCCGCTAGTATTTTTCTATTTTTATCTTGCGCGCCAGCCTTTTATCGTATTCACTCCAACTTTGATCTTTGTTTATTTGTAAGGTATTTCTAATGTTGTCTTTAACTTGAGCAATTTTGGCGTCCATGTTATCACTTAACCCAATAATAAATGATTCGATAGTTTTAGGAACTACAGGACTTCCGTATTCTATTTCTCCATGATGAGAGAGTATGATGTGTATTATATGGTTAAGATCCGTTTCTTTTATTTTTGGAGATATTTTTTTTGACTCCTCGTACACTATTTTTGTTCCCAGATGTATGTGTCCTATCAATTCGCCTTGTTCAGTTTTTTCTATCCCACGAGGTGTTATAACGTATTCTTCTATTTTTCCTATATCGTGCAAAAGGGAACCAGCTATTATAATATCTTTATTGATACATATTTCATTATCTTCGTTGTAAAGATCGTATAATCTTAAAGATAGTTCAGTGACCATCAATGTATGTTCCAGTAAACCGCCTGGATAGGCATGATGCACTTCTATTGCTGCCGGAGAAAAAAGAAAAGATTCCCTTAATTTTGAATTAGCCAAAAAAATCTGTTTCAGCAAAGATTTGATACCTTCATCTTCAACAGTTTGTATGTAATGTTCAAGTTTTGCGTTTAACTTTGATAGATCATTATTGGAAAAATGCAAGTACTTTTCGGGGTTGATATTCATTATGTTAATCTTTTGCACAGAGTTGGTTTCGTTACTAATATTAATTTGAAGTCTATTTTCAAAATAAACTATTTTCCCTTTTACTTTTATAACGTCTCCAATTTGAATCTTGTTATTGTTGGTTTCTGCGTTATACCAATCGATAGCTCTAATTGACTGACTTTTATCTGCAAGTGTAAACAATAAAAACATTTTGTCATTTTTTGTCTTTTGGAGCTTTTTGCTCACAACTTTTCCTTCTATTTCTGCTTCTTCAGTTGGTTTTAAATCCGATATTAACGTAATGTTTTCCCCATTTGTCTTTGGTTGAAACGGATTATCTTTTATTATATCTTTCAAAGAATAATCTTCATTCAAAATTTTTTCCTCCCTTAATGTAAATCCGTCGAACCCTTTGAGCTATCCTTGAGGTTACTTCGTAGCTTATAGTAGAAGCGTTTTCAGCTACTTCTTCTGCGCTTATTTCATCGTACTTTTGCTTCCCAATGATAACAACTTCATCACCGATTGAAGCGTTAGTATCAGTAACGTCCACAACTATTTGATCCATAGATACTCTGCCTAATATTTTACATCGCTTCCCGTTAATTAAAACTTCCCCTTTGTTGGAAAGGGTCCTAAAATAACCATCTGCATACCCTATAGGAACAATGGCTGTTTTCATCTTTTTTTGCACTTCATAAGTTCGACCATATCCGATAGTATCGCTTGGTAAAAGGGAATGAATGCTTGCAACGATGCTCTTTAGTTCTAAGACAGGTTTTAATTGATCAACTTTGTGAGTTGTGGATGGTTGTAAGCCATAAGTGGCAATTCCTGGCCTCACATAATCTAAAGAATATTCTGGGAAAAAAAGAGCGGCAGCACTATTAGAAATATGTTTTTTTTCAACATCTATGCCTGAACTAATTATATAATCCAATAAACTTTTATATTTTTCAAATTGAACTCTGGTAAAATCGTCTTTTTCATCTGCATTGGCAAAATGGGAATAAACACCTTCTATTCGAATATTTTTATCTTTGATCAACTTTATTAATTGGGGTAATTTTTCCTCTTTTATGCCAATTCTGTTGATACCGGTATCCACGTTTATATGGAACTTAAATTTATCAACATCTTTCCCTAGTATATCACATACTTTTTCTAAAAATGTATACGCAGTAATTGTAGGTCTTAAAAAATGAGAGAATTCCAATAACTCTTCAAAATCATCTGGGCTGAAGTAATTAAAGATTAAAATCGGGAGGTGCACTCCCTCCTTTAAGATTTCTAAAGCTTCTTCCAAATATGCAACAGCCAACATACTACAACCTTCGTTAAATACTTGCCTTGCCAAAGGAAGCATACCATGTCCATAAGCATTTGCCTTTAAAACCGGTATAATACTCGTTTTTGTTTGGTTTTGTATATAATTCAAATTTTCTAAATATTTATCAATATTTATATATGCAACTGTTTCTCTACCTTTCAATTTTATCTCCTTTTAAAAAAGAAATGAGTTTATCTCGGTCTTGTATAAACTTAGGCAAAATAATTGTTTTATCCTTTAAAATTATTATTATTTTTCTTGAAGTAATAACTATTTCTTTAATGGAAGATTTACTGAAATGCTCGTATTTTTCTGAAAATACGGAGGTAATAACGTAAAAGGTTTTGTTATTTTGGTCATAAATAATAGGATACCGCATAAATTTTCTTATGGAATAAAATAAAAGTGTAACTATTATTCCGAGAAATATAAAAGCTATAATACCTTTTGGATAAAGACTGTATAGAAAGTTACCTAATATAAACAAAAATAAAACAAAGATTAAAGGGAGCAGATAAAGAATTTTCGAATATCTAAACTTATAAAGAATTTTTCAATCCCTCTTTTAGTTACTTGGTTTTTTAGAATGTACAATTAACATTATACAATAATTTTGAGTGGTTGGCAAAAATTTTCTATTTTTATTGTATAATGTGCAATGGAGTGGGGTCTCACTTATAATAACATCAATATCATAGAGGGATGAAATACGATGACGAAAAAAGAAGTCAGAGAGATGATTTTAAAAAAACGATTGGAACTAGATCAAGAAAAATATGA of Petrotoga miotherma DSM 10691 contains these proteins:
- the topA gene encoding type I DNA topoisomerase — its product is MPKKSTKSNNNNGKSKFVVIVESPSKAKTIERYLGKEYKVIASKGHVRDLPKKEFGVDIEHDFEPIFQVIPGKEKVIKEIKKETEGKKVLLASDMDREGEAIAWHLSQLLDLDPKEKNRIIFSEITKNAIKNSISNPQSLDLKKVDAQIARRILDRLVGYKISPLVWKVLKDYKTSAGRVQSAALKLIVDKERKIFSFKPKKYYNIYLEHKGQNIPLTKENGKKIKPESISKTKKDQIFEYLKDKDFKLGNIKEKKTTRKPPLPFITSTLQQTAVSTFNWSSSKVMKIAQDLYEGVETSEGSIAFITYMRTDSTRVSNEAQQAAINYLEKNYGKDYVGHYLSKNKKTNVQDAHEAIRPTDINMDVNNAKRLISSDHLKLYTLIWNRFMASQSAPSRYLEKTYIIEDNTNKYSFEITSKKCIFDGFEKFWSPNNKEVDFKIDKNDKITYDQLKFEEKETNPPNRYTEATLIKELESKGIGRPSTYATIISTLLQRKYVSKISKNTLRPTTTGFVVTDFLEAYFPEIVDVKFTANMEEDLDNIEDGKNKSKVVLEQFYEEFEKFLTTASNNIKNKQKILHYESDVPCEKCGKNMKLNFGRYGLYLSCEKCKETQKIPAESFGVTIKDKLYIKEYLQETLKLNKEENKIGEKCPVCGGDLILKHGKFGEFIACSNYPDCKYTRNVKARGKCPNCGGDVIKLRSKKGKTYFKCDSCGTLYWYEPSEYNCPKCGETLFYKTSRGKEKLYCQKDKTYFDIEEIKQLTK
- the alr gene encoding alanine racemase, whose protein sequence is MKGRETVAYINIDKYLENLNYIQNQTKTSIIPVLKANAYGHGMLPLARQVFNEGCSMLAVAYLEEALEILKEGVHLPILIFNYFSPDDFEELLEFSHFLRPTITAYTFLEKVCDILGKDVDKFKFHINVDTGINRIGIKEEKLPQLIKLIKDKNIRIEGVYSHFANADEKDDFTRVQFEKYKSLLDYIISSGIDVEKKHISNSAAALFFPEYSLDYVRPGIATYGLQPSTTHKVDQLKPVLELKSIVASIHSLLPSDTIGYGRTYEVQKKMKTAIVPIGYADGYFRTLSNKGEVLINGKRCKILGRVSMDQIVVDVTDTNASIGDEVVIIGKQKYDEISAEEVAENASTISYEVTSRIAQRVRRIYIKGGKNFE
- a CDS encoding 3'-5' exoribonuclease YhaM family protein; this encodes MNEDYSLKDIIKDNPFQPKTNGENITLISDLKPTEEAEIEGKVVSKKLQKTKNDKMFLLFTLADKSQSIRAIDWYNAETNNNKIQIGDVIKVKGKIVYFENRLQINISNETNSVQKINIMNINPEKYLHFSNNDLSKLNAKLEHYIQTVEDEGIKSLLKQIFLANSKLRESFLFSPAAIEVHHAYPGGLLEHTLMVTELSLRLYDLYNEDNEICINKDIIIAGSLLHDIGKIEEYVITPRGIEKTEQGELIGHIHLGTKIVYEESKKISPKIKETDLNHIIHIILSHHGEIEYGSPVVPKTIESFIIGLSDNMDAKIAQVKDNIRNTLQINKDQSWSEYDKRLARKIKIEKY